In Candidatus Nealsonbacteria bacterium, the sequence GCTCTATTTGTTTCCCCAAGAGTTTCTCAATCTTCCAATTTTCTGTCCTTGGACAACCCCAGTTCTTTACTGTAAAAACCTATTCTAAACAAAAGGTTGTCTTTACCTGCGCTCCTAGTGGTGTGTGCGGTAGCCGTAACATCAGCTGCTCCCAACAGGACTAATTCCCAGTAAATATTTTTATACTTTGTTTTAAAATTATCAATTTTTTGTTTATCTAATTTTATTCCATCTAGGACTGAATGTATTATTCCGTGGTTCGCAACGATCTCTCCCACTATTTTTTTTTCAATGTGAGCTAGATCAAGGCGTTTCAATATATCGGCAGTTATTATAGCCCCTACTGCTTCGTGGTTGGGGCACTCCGTATCTCCATTTCCGGTCGGAATTATAGTGTCCTTTTTTGCAATATCATGCAGTAACGCGCTTAATAGAAGAAGTTTCCCTTTTGGGTAACGGTCTACTTTCACTGCTAAATACTCTTTAATTTTTGGCTTAACGTTTTCTATCATTTTAGAAATAACCTCAACGACATTTATGGTATGCTCAAAAACCGATTCGTGATCGTGCCACATGCTATTCTCGTAGATGTCTATATTATCAGTTAATTCGGGTATATAGGGACATTTATTACGTATATCTTTAAAGTTGATTTGTGAAAGATAGTAGTTGTATATCTTTTTGCCATTCAAATATTTCTCCAAAATCAGCCTAAGTTTATCAGGAAATATTCTCTTGCATAGTATCTTATTATTTTGCACCCACTCATGATTGTCTTTAATAAAGTGATTTTGATCACCAACTATGCAAAGCTTTCCACTTATAATCTTACATTCAAAATAGTACTCTATATTATCTATATTTTTGAACTGGGCAAATTTTTTTACAATTTGAACTCCTACCCCTAGCTCTTCTTTGGCTTCGCGGATTACTGCATTTTCTGGTGTTTCATTGCTTTCTACACCACCGCCGGGCAGAATATAATATTTTTTTCCATGCTTTTCGCGATGAAGTAAAAGTATTTTCTTATCTCTTCTTAATAAAATTGCTACTCGCTGATTTGTTCTCATGTTTTGTCTTTGTTATTAATGTGTTTTTTAATAATATGGGCAACTACTTGATTGATATATTCAATGCCAGCAGGAAAATAATTTTCTAGACTGGTATTGTTAATTTCGTTCCACTCTTTTCTAATTTTGTAAGCCTGTTCTATTTTTTCTATATCAAACATCGTTTTATACCTTGAAACTATGTTATCCTTTATCCCTTTTTTTGTTTTTGACCAAATATTATCGTAAATTAAGCACCAATCGCTAATCTGGAAGATTCTATCAACTAATTCTCTACCATATTCTCTGACATAATTCTTTGTATTATATTTATTTTTCGATATATATTTGCGAGTGATATTAAAACGAACCCACCTTGATTTTCTAATAATTAATTCCCTAATTTCTTTTTTAGAACACCCTCGTTTTAGCAGAATATCTTTACAAATTTTTTCAAGAGTTTCACCGCTAGCTGCATAAATAGTATTTCTAAAAGAGAAATGGGTTAGGAACTCTTTATCGATATGGGTTTCAAGGTCATCGCGTGTAAATGTTAGAATGGAAAGGTTCACATCAAATTTAGCCGATACGTCATTGGCTTTATGTTTGAGTTTGTTAATGACAGACATACTGAATCTTCCGAAATTATCAGTTTTTGGCATTACTAATAAATCAATATCGCTATAATTCGGAATTGCCTCTTTATCCGCAACACTACCCAATAAAGCGATTAGTTCGATGTTTTTCATTAATTGCTTATCTTCTAAAATAAGCTTTTTTGCTTGTTCTAATGCCTTTAAAAAAACAATCATGATTTGTTTAGTTTATAATATGAAAAAATTGAGGGGTGATTTTTACCACCCCTTGTGGCAGAATCTCGCTAGATCTTCTTTGGCGAAAAAAATTCTCGCTTCGCGCCAAGCCCCTGGCGCAGAATAACTTGAATGAATAGCGTTCTTCTGGACCGACTTACCGAACTTGTGGCGGATCGTCCCTTCTGGGGCCTCTTGTGGATCAGTGCTGCCAACTAATTCGTTGAGTCGGTTTAAAGCGTCTTTACCCTCAACAATAAAAACTATCACATCACCAGATGTTAAAAAGTTTACCATTGATTGGA encodes:
- a CDS encoding NUDIX domain-containing protein → MRTNQRVAILLRRDKKILLLHREKHGKKYYILPGGGVESNETPENAVIREAKEELGVGVQIVKKFAQFKNIDNIEYYFECKIISGKLCIVGDQNHFIKDNHEWVQNNKILCKRIFPDKLRLILEKYLNGKKIYNYYLSQINFKDIRNKCPYIPELTDNIDIYENSMWHDHESVFEHTINVVEVISKMIENVKPKIKEYLAVKVDRYPKGKLLLLSALLHDIAKKDTIIPTGNGDTECPNHEAVGAIITADILKRLDLAHIEKKIVGEIVANHGIIHSVLDGIKLDKQKIDNFKTKYKNIYWELVLLGAADVTATAHTTRSAGKDNLLFRIGFYSKELGLSKDRKLED
- a CDS encoding nucleoside-diphosphate kinase; the encoded protein is MYRSKEALLIIKSAGLRIVLKKKILLTEQQVRELYKRHVGKKFFQSMVNFLTSGDVIVFIVEGKDALNRLNELVGSTDPQEAPEGTIRHKFGKSVQKNAIHSSYSAPGAWREARIFFAKEDLARFCHKGW